The genome window CTAATATGAAAGGCACAGGAAATGTATGAGTGCAAAGAAAGGGACTTGGACCACATTTAAAACACAGGTATATATGGAAGGAAGGGTACAAGGAATGGTAAGAACTCTAAAGCATGTAGTACTAGGATTGGTAGCCATAGGAGTATTAAACAATGTGTACTACCTGAGATGTTAAGACTGATGGAAATGTGAAAGAATGATGACAGGAACATAAAAGTGAGAGTAGGGGTTTGCAGTATGTAATTTCCAAGGCATGGTGATTATGTGTATGTAAAAATAAGGTTGAACACAGGTTTAACTTATGATTCTAATAAGTGTAGCCTGTGGAAATCTCAGAATAGAAATTTGGggtcagggaggagggaggggggataaCCATTTCACTGAGCTGGCAGAGCGTAATTTGAGGGAGAAGTGGGTGCAAGGAGCTGGAAGTaatatgatggaggaggaaagagatgatatTGGCATATGAGAGTGGTTTAATGAAGGTGGCTCAGCGATgagtaggaaagaaaggtaggagaaTTAAATggataaaggtggtggtggtggtggttgttgtgaggCTTCAGACCATTAAAATAAAAGAGTATGTGATGTAATGGATTAAATTATTAAATGCTAGATCATCAGAAAcgggtgaagaggaggatgaagctgCCACCTGAGTGTGTAGCTGACAGGATTATAATTTCTGAGATCTGTTTGGTCTCATTTCTTGTGTATTAAGATTATGGTTGCATTTTTCGACACTcagattttttcctttcctgagaCATGTATTGAAAAGTTTCACTAGTTTTTCTACAGCTTTTTCTGACTGTTAAAATATCTACATTATTGCCACACTCCATGGGAGCTTTCCCTCTTTTCATGCATTCCAgtgcttctttatttccttattttgttgCTGCTGGGATTTCTGTGATATaattttatttctgtattctaACCTATAACTCTTGTTCAGCCTCTGGACCCTACAAGGAGATGGTGCTTCTATCATTATGCTTCTGTGTGGTGCAAAGACCTGAGGATGtaattttctgatttcctgtgtaatgattactgcttccaggtcaGACCCTTCTCTGTGTGTCCAGTACATttctgaggtgattgtctctgagaTAGACgcccacatactttctctactcctcatgctaaaaaacccTGCTGTAGTTACACTTGTTTTTGTGCAATAAAAAATATAGGCAGCTCACAAAACGTACCAATAAGTCTTAAAATTCCTGGTAATCATGTTTATAATATTTTTGTGGAAACGGGTCaatttgtatttttttggggATATTTAGATTACGTGATTGGCAAATACATGGACAGAAAGGGTCAGCAGTCCTTGTGTATTAATGTGTCTCTTCTTATATGTGTACAGGTACATATGTATGTTTGTTTTCATTCATGATGGTAAACCAGATTTGGTAACTTATCCATGTGTTTGGGTTTCAGGTGTGAGGCGTCGGGATGGTGTGTTGGGGGCGTGAAACGAGAgagtgcagcagcagcagcagcggcagcagcagctccAGCACCAAGGTGTTGGCCAGATGAGCAGCAGCACGGCCGAGCCTCCCCCAGGTGATCACCCTGGGGGGCAGGCCAGGGACTCCAGTGCCAGCCCCCAGTCCCCAGTGCCACCCTTGAACCCCACTGATGCCAGGTAGGCCATGTCCTCTGCCTCGGGTTGGAGCCATAGGTTTGTTACACACTAACTGAGCAATGCTGCACCAAGTTGGTGTTAGTGGCAGGCTCATCAGCCTCACCCACCACCCTTGGATATCTACCTCAATCTAGCCTGCCAAGTAAAGCTTTCCtgtcatatattttattattggtGACTAGATGGATCAGCTCAGTGGATGAATATTGAAGAGAGAAATTGGCAGGTGAGAGATTACATGTGGTTAAAGGGAATGCCAGAACAGGGACACTTAGAGATGTTCCTATATATTAAGTATATTCTAAGAGATGCCGTCACCTTTCAgcagagaggatgagggaggtgCTGTAGGGATTGAGAGGAGCTGGCCGGCTGACCCTCGGCCGCCTGTGCCAGGCGAGGAGGATGCCTCTGGCCCAGACCCTCAGCCTCCTTATGGAGACTGGGGTAAGGAGTCCCCCCTCGCCATCATGCCCTACCCCTCCCACCATCTTTATGCTCACTTTCAAGGTATATGGTTTCTTTCATTGAAACAATTAGCCTTAAAGACTGATGGCTACATATTTGCATGTTGCTTAGCAATTCAAGAGATGAGATTGCTTGAATTGTATGTATGCACATTTCATTATAatattgtgtgtatatgtgtgtgtgtgtgtgtgtgtgtgtgtgtgtgagagagagagagagagagagagagagagagagagagagagagagagactcatacattgtgtttttttgtacaggtgaggggggtggggatgGCCCTGCAGCTGGCCCAGGCTCTGCGGAGGCTGGATCGCCTGTCTGTGGGGGGGGCGAGGGCAGCTCCACACCCCCGGTAGTTCGGTGGTCTCAGTCATTGCAGCACCTGCTAGAGGATCCCCAGGGTGTCCACCTCTTCCAGGAGTATCTCAAGGAAGAGTGTGGCACCTGTGAGGAGGTGCTCTTCTGGTTTGCCTGCAATGGTTTGCGCCGCACTGACCAGGACCCCTGGCAGCTGGTACCTATAATATGGAAAAAGTTCATCCGCAACTATACTGTGAAGGTCACTGAGAAGACATACAAGACCATTAACGACCGCATCAATGCCCGCAGTATTGACCGCAACATCTTTGATGATGCTCAACGGGAGGTGTGTagcattcctcttttcttgagGGGATCTTTGGAAGTGGATGTTGGGTTCACTTGGAATGGATTGTCAGGTTTTTTGTATCCTTTGTGGCCTCTGCTAACTTTCCATGTtttcaggtggaggaggagatagaacgAAGTACCTACCCCAGTTTCCTGAAGAGCGAGACCTACCTCACTTACCTCAGCATGGTGACACAGCAGGGTGGGGGGCCAGGGGCAGAATCCCCTCACAGCCCCTCCCCAAGCAGCCCTGGTGGAGTAAACACAGGGGTGATGCTGCCCACCCTGCATGAAGACTGTGAGTATGAGGGTGGGACAGGAGCCACCCAGCTGCGCCTCACCCAGGAAGCCCTTGCTGCCACAGTCAAGCGCAGGGCGGCTCCAGAGAGAAGAAAACCTGAGGCCTATGCTGGGTAAGTTGTCACCATACAGGCTCCTTGCTCAATCCTTTGTGCTCTCtcactctttgtctgtctctctgctctctctcttacatgcatatctccccctacacacacacatccacacacacacacacacacacacacacacacacacacacacacacacacacacacacacacacacacctgccttcgGCCAAAAGAAGCAGAAATGCCTACGGAACTATGAGCAAAGCGCAaaaagctaacacacacacacacacacacacacacacacacacacacacacacacacacacacacatgatcatgGTGAATGCAAAGAAGCTGAATGTGGAGGTGAATTCTTCAAGGATGATGAGGTATGCAAGTTAATGTACAGGGTGAGTAAGAAGTCGTTATATTTGTATCACCACTGCTGGCACCATTCCTGCAGCACATCACTGGAGGAAAAATTTGGCCTTTTCATACCTACACTGTAGTTGTTATTTTTTAGTAGTTTGTATGTAATTTTTACTTACAGTAATGCAGTCTGTACCCTTTGACCTGTTACTCTCTTTGTGCACAGTCACTCCTCACCTACCTGGAACCCTTTGTAACATTTGTGTGGTTAAAATTCTTCAAGTGACAGGCACATCATTACACCATCGACTTGTTGTTGTCTTGTAGTGTCACAAGTGGGATATATTTAAGGAATTGTCATTAACTTCTCTCCTCTAACTGTATGCCAAGGTTCAAAAGTGTGGGTGCTCAGTCTTTGAATCTGAATGAGATGCATGgagtgctttttttatattttttaaacatactAGTAATATCTTGAATAACAGCCTGCCACTCCCTGAAGAAAAAGAGGCACAACCATTGTGTCCTGTCGTTTGGTTCAGAAACTTGTGTCTTCAACAAAAGATCTACATACAGAGAAAGCTAACAAGTCCACAAAAAGGAATGGAGAGTAAAAGGCTGAGTATAAAATGGAGAGACAGAAATAGGCATCATGGATTAGAaaacagacaaaggttgaagaCATTCTAATGACAAGAATAAGAAATGTACTTGGGGCAGGTCCATTCTGACTTACCTTTAATTTAATGCAGCAGCACAAAAAGTGTTAGATATTAGttgtaaaagagaaagaatgatgttGATGGAAGGAATCTATTATGGTTGTCCTCACCTCCATATATTGGATGTCAAAGGTTTCATTCCTTAATGTATCCCAAAATTTAGATTAGATGTGTCTTCTGATCAAAGTCATGGATACAGTATATTAGTCCTGACGTAGCTAGTATTATTTCAGACATCAAAAATTAGTCTTTAAGTTGAGTAGTATAGATAAAGTGGATTAATTATTCATACAAGTCATAACATTGTCAAGAGGTGAAGAGTAGATGAGGTCTGGCATTTAGGGTTCAGCGTCAGCAGACTCCCCTGGCTGTCACATGCAATTACTACATAGATAATCCTGGTTAACTTAGTTTTATAACCTCCAGGATATTTAAGTCAGCCAGGTGAATCTAGAGGGTTTTCAGTTATGCAAAGACCAGGACTAAAATACATTAATAAGTTCTCATTGGCTTTATTTAGCAGTGACACCTGTAAAACAGGAATTTTCAACAGCTAACCATACCACTGTTACGTGAGGAGAGGCtgttgtcattttctttctcacttcatttgctactttgattgATTTCTAGTGTTTTGTCAGGCTTGGCTTCCACTATTTTTTGTTGCATTTATTTTAGCATTTTGTCCATTTTTCACATTTTACCccagttttcttgtttttatgatTGTGTTGTGTTTATGTTCTAGGCAATATTTGCATGGAAGAGGCATTTTTGGTGGGGGGGGCGTGAACCCCTACCATGCGGTGTACGGCACGGTGCACCTCTCCAGCAGGCAGGACTCTGAGCTCCAGAGTCTTAGCTCTGATGCCCTCACCGATGACACCCTCTCCTGCACTGACTCCTCTGTGTGAGTACTTGCTGGCTGCACCCTGGCCACATCCTACAACTATGCTCTCAGTTCCACCCAGCCTggttacttcctctcctttctcctgtgattttttttctttcctactaatCTCTCCTACTACTTCTCTCTTTTGTGCCTGCTAGCCTTCCTGCTTTCTTGCCTGTGCTTGCTTCTTGCATGCTTGCCTGCTAACCATCTAGTCACATTTTATTCACCACTTTTATCCAGCCACAACTAATCATATGGGTAAGTCAATAAGATGAATAGAGTCATGAGCATAGTTCAGAGCAGAACTGGAATTTATTCATTGGTTTTGATTTGAAAAGAAGAGTATGAGGTGAGAGTGatgagaggaagaatagatgTTTGATATGGTATAATAATTTTGTTGCTTTGTCCATCATGTCATCAGGAACATTCTATGATAGTTGTTTATGGGGTTCCAAATCGAAGACTTCCTGCAGATCCAAGTTCATACACCTACCACTTTATGAAGTGGTTATTTTCCTGAAAGAACATTGGCTTAGAAAATATTTATTGTGTGAACCCTTTATAGCCTGGGTCATGTGGACTTTAGTCAATGGAGACCTCATCTTTCATCCACCTGGATTAACCCTGTTTTTGCTTGCTTAataaatacatgtgtattttataacTCCCTAACTCTTAATTTAAAATTACAGCTATGATTTAACATATAAATACTGTTGGCCTGCCTTTATCCATGTTTTTTACCCAACCGTAGTttaaaaacaagtaaataataGTCCAGAgtattcacaaaaaaaaaaatgcttgaaaTTCCTTCTTCAGTACTGGCTTCTAAATATACATAAGATAGATTTATAAGTTTCATAAAAATATGAAGCCACCTTTGCTATCTTTAAATTATATTTCTTTGCCCTTTTCAAAGTCTGAGATATATTCATGAAAGCTTTATGCTTTCTTATCCAACATGTTGCTACCCACAGGGACATTATTATGCACCATGTCCTCCAACCACACATTCAAAGCATTTTCTGGCTTCAAAAGTGCTTTATTACAAACTTAAAATGCCCTTTTCGCTGCTTCTGGCACAACATTAAAACTAGCTCTTTATAACATTGTGCAGATACATATTAGATTTATTCTTTCCACATCAGAGGCCAACTTTCACTAGGAAAATTATGTATTTAAGATTATGCTCATGAAATAAACACAAGGGCTGATCTAGTGAGTGGAAAAATGTATCCATTTTAATTGTGCTAGTAATTTTTTCCAGATGTTATACTGTTTGTTATTAATGTACTGTGCATTTACATATTCTGGTGTACAGTAAAATTGTACAGAAAATTGTATGGAGTAGCTATTCACCAAGCAGTATGCATTCCTGGTCATGGTCTTCTTGTCATAGAATGATAAATAAAGTTAATTAAATCAAGGATAAATTTAGTGGTGGCAGCATCCTTGTCCCAGTTCTATGTATTGTTCATTTGTGGTAAAACCCTCAAAGCCATCTCTACTTGTTGGAAGCATTGCCTCTGCCATTCTAATGGTTTGGTACCACAACAACTGTATTTTACTCAGTTTGAACAATTCCTTTGACCTTTTGTGGCCAAACTTGAATGcaaccctcactcactcatttctcTAAAATCACAACAGGCTaacttttgtatttatttatttatttatttattcattctttcattttgtgtgtgtgtgtgtgtatgtgtgtgtgtgtgtacatacatgGATACAAGTATATGTGCATGCTTGTGTTCATGCATGCATGGTTTCGTAAGTGCTGTGATGGTGATTATTTGCCTAACTGACAGTGTGCTTCAGGAGAGGCAGCCACCTGCAGTATTTTATAACAGTTTTGTTTCATCATACATTTTAATTTTCTCTTGTGTTACCACACTTCATACTGTTAACAGCAGTAAAGACTATGTCAGTGATGTTTGAGGAAAAGGAACAGCCAGATGTCTATTACAATGAAAGCTCTTTGATTGAATGCAGAATGGAAATAGTGGATGCAAGGTATCCAGCAAATGAGAGGTTTTGTAGAAGTTTCTGTGGAAAAAAATTGAACCAGAATTGTTCCTTACAGTGTGACGTCAGACCTTCCTAAACCTGTGGAATATTGTTATTTGTGGGTATTAACTATTCCATTAAAGGGTCCAGTGCCCAAACTATTTATGTCATGTGGCCACTTTTGTTGCATAACCTTTTCCCAGTTTGACCAAAGATTCTGTACTTCCTTGATGCACAATCCCCACCCAGATTACGTGCTGAGATACAAAAAGGGGTTTAGTGTAGTAGCATTATCTTTGGATATAATCAGTATGTAGCCACTGAGTTGGAGAAAATTAGAAAAGTGTAAATCCATGGGTAAGGTCCTGGTACTTCTCTGAATGCTCTCCAAAGTGTTAGATAAGACAAATTTGTTCTTAGCATTTGAACATATTGTGTTTACTGAACAACATCAATCTTATTACTAAAGTCGGTTTCATTCCACCCGTCCACTCGCGaatgtagatgtggcacctgtgcaTTGTTAGTTTGTAATTGCTTGAAGATCAAAtttttattttcagtgatatatatgaatgtttgtgtatacaaagaaCCCTCAAGCTACCTTATATAATCAGCAAGCATGCCAATTTGCattgataatataccatacaagcacatgaaatacaagcttgtatcaaacagcaTAGTCAGATCATACTCAAATGATTTACAGCCTTTCAAATacctataattcatctcattataggtatatgtagtgcggcgacggcctgatgaacgagcctcccataacccacttagccagtggggtacctctttggccgactcggtaaggagtggctctcccgtcacgctggtcgcgggttcaatcccaggcagccggggaataccctcactcttgattaatttctcgtgttatttcgatacacacagaggccgtgttgagaaataggaaggatttagaaaagaagctcgtcggggcattacatatatacataaaatgacaTTGGTCCTGCAAGtgcctatacataaggaattttgataattTGTTGCCTGTAAATAACATGGATGATATTTGAAATAACCTAACATCACATTCAACAGTTGCTATTtaatatttcatgttattttgcatattaactgttatttacatgcagtaaattattaaaataccctttatttgcaattgcagaaccagatgtcttttaatgcacctgaaatgagatgaattataggcATTTGAAAAGCCATAGATCATTTGAGTATGATCTGACAatactgtttgatacaagcttgtctttcatgtgtttgtatggtagattatcaaTGGAAAttggcatgtttgggatttataaggACTTAGTTTTTGTAATACatgaacattcaaatatattattgaaaaattagTTTTAatatctatcacaacagttgattttcatgtATTCACAAACTAGAaatgtgcaggtgccacatctattaAAATTGGTGCTTTGTTGATGAACAAATTAAATGAAACCAACTTTAGTACCAAAGTAAATTAATGTAAATGTTACTAATTTTCTGGAGAATATTGACACATGATTGCTTCCATTTTCATTGAGACATGTCACTTGAGGTATTGGTGGTGTTTCCTTTGCAGGGACATGTCCATAGGTCACCCTGTCAATCCTAAATATATCAAGAAGCAATACCGACTAATGCGGGAGAATGCCCGCCAGAACCTAGAAAGGCGCATCAGTGGAGGTAATGGGCACAGTGGTGTGGGGAGCGGGGGCATGATTCACGGGGGATTTGTCCCTCGCACCCATCGTATCTGTCATGAGTCCATACCCAAACTGAAGCCTGGGGAGTTTGCTGCTCTCCTCATAGAGAAGCTGGAGAAGGTGCAGAGGGAACGGGAGTCCCAGGAAAAAGTGCAGCAATCCTTCAAGAGGATACAAGAGGTTGGTGAATTACATCTTCCTTTTACCCTTCTctcttgtctttatttttgtAAAGTGATTGGGGTTGATAATTCAAACATTTGCATATGAGGAGTAAAGTAGAAATTTATGCATACTCTGAGTGCAGACCCTTTAAATTCTTAGAGGGTCTGATAGTAATGAAACAATgctaatttcctttttctcttccaggGTGACAATGTTTCAGATGAGTGTCGCAGAGAACACGCCTTCAACAGTCTACCCCCATCACTATTGCTAGACAAGCTGGCCCAGAAGATTCCCATAGATGATGTTGACCCATGCCAGGCCATCCTGGGTAAGTTGTTAGTGTTTTTATGTCAGACTGAAAGAGTATTGTGCTGCCTTATTTATGGTGTAGGCTTAGGCTTCATATCAGAGCAATAATAATCAAATATTCTTTGCTCATTTGAAATTTGGTACTTGATTGTGTAGTAGGATCTCGATAAGTTGACATCCTGTATAGATGGGAATAGCTTTTACCTGACTTTTAAGTAAGTTTCCCTGTCTTCTCAGTATCCTTAGGCAGCTTCTGCATTGTGGCAAGGGTAAATGATTTTTGTTGAAAGTTTTAAACTTGTGCAATTTATGAATGGTATGCAGTGTAAAGTATTTGTGAGCCCAAACCTCTGTGGACTTTCCATAGTGTCAGACCCTTCTGAGCATAGATTTCTTTGTTATTATGAGTTGTCTCTTTGTGAATTATGATTACGGGAATGTTTTTCTTATTAGAGTGCATTTTccattcttacttctttcttGCAAAACCAATACATAAGTGCAACGAGAGCCATATGCCAGAAGGATGGACAAAGTCATTTGTATATATCTGATCACCTTGACAATCTGTAAAGCAGATGTGGGAATATTATCCTTGTGAGTTTCAGTTTTATGATAATCTTCATGGATTTATTTTGCACAACTCTGTAACTTCCATTTCACTTGTGTAATGTAAGAAATAGCTATCACTATTGATAAATGAGGTACACTGCAGCATTTTGTAAAAGACATCCCAAGTACTAATGGTATTTTCCCCTGGCAGATGAACATGTGTCTCGTGTGTGGCAAGACAGCAATAATGATACCCCGGCAAGGTCCCCAGGCTCACCACGGCCGCGTTCACCCACCAGTGGCAGAAGAGGCTGCACCGCCCAGTCTGCACGCCCTACTCTTGCCTCACAGCATGCCTCTAAGGTACCCTCTCCCTATCTGACCCTCAGTGTTcctctcttttacacacacaaacataattgGACAAAAACATGTATGGAGATAGGGCAATACTAGCTTACTTCAACTAATGTAactacaactagataaatacatacacaaaaaagttCATAACAAAAATATCAGCATATCACTAGACTCAAACCAGCCAAGAGAACAAGTTGGAGGGCCAAATGGAAAGAATATCAGAACATTTGCTAGaacaagatggaaaagagaaagtggaagcgCCTGGTACAGCCACCCTCTTGTGGCTTGTGGGAGTCATGGGGTGTACATATTTGTACGGTACCACTTTTAAAATCATATTTTACTAAGAAAAGAAGTTTTGAGATCAAAATTTTTAGGAAGTATTACAtagttttgttctcttctttattctgtcAATATTGCATATTCAGGATCAAGTATTGTGAATTTTCTTTACATTCATGTATATATACTATGAATTTCTTTtattatgactgtgtgtgtgtatgtgtgtgtgtggtgtgtgtgtgcgtgcatgcatGGATGCGTGTACATGCGTTTGTGCGCATGCACACGCACATCCTTGCAGGGAGGGGGTGGAGCTCATCCGTCCATGTTTGTCTCCGGCAACTACCTTCCCTCAACCCAGCTGGTTCACCTGCTACAGGGCCACTCAGTACATCATCCCCATGGTCATCTGTCACATCTGCAGGGTCATCTGCCACACCACCCTATGGGACACCAAGTTCATCTACCCCCAGGCCACTTGCCTCACCCCTACCAGGCCTCCAAGAACTGGAGTCATGCGCGGCGACGAGACCGTGTGAGTCCATTACCTTGATGCACATTTCTGACTGGGGGAATGATGATTTGTGGGCTCAGTCAGgggcttcatctttttctctcaggCTTCAGAGCTTGGCCTTCACTGTAGTTTTAACTAGCTATCCCATAATTTCTCATCTTCTTAGTCTGTTGAAGTGTCACCTGGATGTCTGATTTTGCTGAAGATGATTTCTGTTTTCATTGTTCAGTGGGGCACTGAGCTTCATGTTTAATCAGTACTGCCACAAAGTGCATGTAACAAAAAAGATGATTGGTTCTGGACTCATCCGTGTGTGCTGAGAATGAGTGCTGGAACATTGATATTGGAGATGcttctgctgtggccaccccTTTGAGGGAAGCTCTCATGAGGAAACAAGAAACtggagatatagatatagatagatagtttccTACATTGATGTTAGTGTTTATGTACCAGCAGAGGTTTGGGATTGGTGTACAAGTGAAACATAAAGGTGTATAATGTCTGTTTGGCTCTTCAGTATATATGTGGAGGGGTTTgtgagaaaagtgaaagaaagaataagattaGTAGTGCAAAATGGAATATTATTGGTGTTGAATAGTTTGTAGGAGTCTGCAGAGTTTTTGTTTAGATGGTGAAGTTTTAGAAAGTACAGTATGAGTGAGTCTAAAAGATGCAAGAGAAGGAAACTTAGAATGAATATTTAAATAAGAGTGTAAAGTAATGGAGTTAAGAGAGAAAGCAGACTGAAGTAATCATATCAGCCTAGGATTAGATGGGGTGTCAGTGTTCCAGAAAGGGAGTGTATAATAGGAAGAAGCTGAGACAATGTGGCCATCCCAAAAGGCAGGAATTCCCTAGAGGTAACAAGGTATTCAGGCAATGGATAAGTAGTcaagttacattttttttttattcagttgaACCTTCACAGAGTAGCCATTATGGTTTGAATGAGTGAGCAGTTTTGCCTACAGGATGTGTATTCCACGTTCTCCTCTGACTCTGGCAATGTTGCTGACTACTATGAGGGAAGTGAGCGTCCTGGACCCCAGCACCTCATCCCCAAGTCCCGCTCCATGCCAGATTACATGGAGAACTACGCAGGTCTGTCTTACCTTTTGGCTGagtttaacacttttttttctcttcagaaCTACCCTCCTATGGGTCATATTCCTCACTTGGATGCCTGGAACATGTAGACAGAGGAACTGCTGAGAAGGGATAATGGAAGGACAAGGGGACATGAACATAAATTGAGGAGAACTTGGTGGAGGAAGAATCTGTAGAAGTTTGGCTTTCTCAGTGGAATCGTTGATGCTTAGAATAGTCTGGATGCAGAGATAATTAGAGCTAAAATCATCCATTAATTCAAAGCAAAATTGGACAAAagcagatatggagatgggacatgAGCTGAGCATTTTACAATTTACAATATTGCAATTTATAATACTGCCACTGCACATATAGAAAAGAAACCATactatatttatacacattaaaATTTGTTCTTACTGGATGTATACACTTGAAGTGGTCTTACCGAACCTGTGCATTTGAGGGAGTAACAGTTTGTTGTGTGTCTGTTACAGGGACCAGTAGTGATGGTGGCAGTTCTGGTGGCAGGAGGCTACCAGGGAGTCGGCGCAGCAGTTCCCGTCGTCCCCCAGCTGACCTCACTGACTCTGGAGTCTCTGTGGTGTCTGACTCTggtccttccctcactccctctgccTCTTCCACAGAAAGGTGGgtcctcacaaacacacacacatacatggcaATGAAA of Eriocheir sinensis breed Jianghai 21 chromosome 14, ASM2467909v1, whole genome shotgun sequence contains these proteins:
- the LOC126998478 gene encoding axin-1-like isoform X7; amino-acid sequence: MSSSTAEPPPGDHPGGQARDSSASPQSPVPPLNPTDASREDEGGAVGIERSWPADPRPPVPGEEDASGPDPQPPYGDWGKESPLAIMPYPSHHLYAHFQGEGGGDGPAAGPGSAEAGSPVCGGGEGSSTPPVVRWSQSLQHLLEDPQGVHLFQEYLKEECGTCEEVLFWFACNGLRRTDQDPWQLVPIIWKKFIRNYTVKVTEKTYKTINDRINARSIDRNIFDDAQREVEEEIERSTYPSFLKSETYLTYLSMVTQQGGGPGAESPHSPSPSSPGGVNTGVMLPTLHEDCEYEGGTGATQLRLTQEALAATVKRRAAPERRKPEAYAGDMSIGHPVNPKYIKKQYRLMRENARQNLERRISGGNGHSGVGSGGMIHGGFVPRTHRICHESIPKLKPGEFAALLIEKLEKVQRERESQEKVQQSFKRIQEGDNVSDECRREHAFNSLPPSLLLDKLAQKIPIDDVDPCQAILDEHVSRVWQDSNNDTPARSPGSPRPRSPTSGRRGCTAQSARPTLASQHASKGGGGAHPSMFVSGNYLPSTQLVHLLQGHSVHHPHGHLSHLQGHLPHHPMGHQVHLPPGHLPHPYQASKNWSHARRRDRDVYSTFSSDSGNVADYYEGSERPGPQHLIPKSRSMPDYMENYAGTSSDGGSSGGRRLPGSRRSSSRRPPADLTDSGVSVVSDSGPSLTPSASSTERVTSWLLDSDKFCGSLSSGSVCAEAEWDPRLPSSRSTHTSAGATSPGTIRRSGSSGGRRSGSGMSMGGTATSGSNTSVSGSLVGGGRMGSQERGAWAGMDPALHLAHSHSLHLPQGPLQPHLPHQEDSKRKSRGGGSHGSGRSGGHSSSHSSGHSRGHSEAGSGRAVGHGEAVPTAAPAATSGSNGSTLRRARPPRHTQSTPTGVVCESGGSSGGGSGGGIGSSQLGTGSGASVGSSTTTAPEVTTIVYNFHDDAVPFVTRVPTFPVTLKRFKQHLPKKGNYRFFFKKHCEEFGLINEEITEDSVDLPLFEGKIFAQIRKAD
- the LOC126998478 gene encoding axin-1-like isoform X2; protein product: MSSSTAEPPPGDHPGGQARDSSASPQSPVPPLNPTDAREDEGGAVGIERSWPADPRPPVPGEEDASGPDPQPPYGDWGKESPLAIMPYPSHHLYAHFQGEGGGDGPAAGPGSAEAGSPVCGGGEGSSTPPVVRWSQSLQHLLEDPQGVHLFQEYLKEECGTCEEVLFWFACNGLRRTDQDPWQLVPIIWKKFIRNYTVKVTEKTYKTINDRINARSIDRNIFDDAQREVEEEIERSTYPSFLKSETYLTYLSMVTQQGGGPGAESPHSPSPSSPGGVNTGVMLPTLHEDCEYEGGTGATQLRLTQEALAATVKRRAAPERRKPEAYAGQYLHGRGIFGGGGVNPYHAVYGTVHLSSRQDSELQSLSSDALTDDTLSCTDSSVDMSIGHPVNPKYIKKQYRLMRENARQNLERRISGGNGHSGVGSGGMIHGGFVPRTHRICHESIPKLKPGEFAALLIEKLEKVQRERESQEKVQQSFKRIQEGDNVSDECRREHAFNSLPPSLLLDKLAQKIPIDDVDPCQAILDEHVSRVWQDSNNDTPARSPGSPRPRSPTSGRRGCTAQSARPTLASQHASKGGGGAHPSMFVSGNYLPSTQLVHLLQGHSVHHPHGHLSHLQGHLPHHPMGHQVHLPPGHLPHPYQASKNWSHARRRDRDVYSTFSSDSGNVADYYEGSERPGPQHLIPKSRSMPDYMENYAGTSSDGGSSGGRRLPGSRRSSSRRPPADLTDSGVSVVSDSGPSLTPSASSTERVTSWLLDSDKFCGSLSSGSVCAEAEWDPRLPSSRSTHTSAGATSPGTIRRSGSSGGRRSGSGMSMGGTATSGSNTSVSGSLVGGGRMGSQERGAWAGMDPALHLAHSHSLHLPQGPLQPHLPHQEDSKRKSRGGGSHGSGRSGGHSSSHSSGHSRGHSEAGSGRAVGHGEAVPTAAPAATSGSNGSTLRRARPPRHTQSTPTGVVCESGGSSGGGSGGGIGSSQLGTGSGASVGSSTTTAPEVTTIVYNFHDDAVPFVTRVPTFPVTLKRFKQHLPKKGNYRFFFKKHCEEFGLINEEITEDSVDLPLFEGKIFAQIRKAD